In the genome of Corallococcus soli, the window AGGGCGTGAAGCTGGGCGACGAGTTCAACTCCCAGGTGGTGGACGCGCTGCTCCAGTTGGCGCTCCAGATAGGCCAGGAGGGCTTCGAGGGCCACCCCATCGGGACCATCATCACGATTGGCGACCACACCAGCGTCCTGGAGAAGAGCCGGCAGCTCACCATCAACCCGTTCCAGGGCCTGTCGGAGGCCGAGCGCAACGTGCTCGACCCGAAGATCCGCGACGCCATCAAGAACTTCTCCGTGCTGGACGGCGCGTTCGTCATCCGCGAGGACGGCGTCGTGCTGTCCGCCGGCCGCTACCTGTCCGCCAACGACGACACGGTGAAGATCCCCCTGGGCCTGGGCGCCCGGCACGCGGCCGCCGCGGGCATCACCTCCACCACGCACTGCATCGCGCTGGTGGTGAGCCAGACCTCCGGGGCGGTGCGGCTGCTCAAGGGCGGCAGCATCGTGCTGGAGCTGCACCAGACGGCGCGGCGCTCCTGACGCGGGCGTGACTACTTCACGCGTTCGGGTGGCGCCGTGGCGCCGTGCTCCTCGCGGTAGATGTCCGCCAGGGCGTGCGCCTTCTCCACCTCGTCGCGCGCGGCCTCCAGCGCGAGCACCCGGTCGAAGCGCTCCACCTGCTCGCGCAGCGCGTCGGTGACGACGCCGCCCACGGCCATGCGCGCGGAGGCGCTCTCCCGTTCGATGCGCAGGTCCGCCACGCGCTCGCCCAG includes:
- a CDS encoding DNA integrity scanning protein DisA nucleotide-binding domain protein, whose translation is MSDNTKFDREFLRSALTLAAKGDVDHFLYICDTPIPPEDLRGRPARKKLVYAVTLEALAHEHQRKKVRALVIPAYDYSRTERVKVALVSALSQGAFKEGDLVLCMTGKVGRAPDTLMQMRIGGSLDDRLAIEGVKLGDEFNSQVVDALLQLALQIGQEGFEGHPIGTIITIGDHTSVLEKSRQLTINPFQGLSEAERNVLDPKIRDAIKNFSVLDGAFVIREDGVVLSAGRYLSANDDTVKIPLGLGARHAAAAGITSTTHCIALVVSQTSGAVRLLKGGSIVLELHQTARRS